From Phreatobacter oligotrophus, a single genomic window includes:
- a CDS encoding patatin-like phospholipase family protein gives MTARNTPATRATKRVSLALQGGGAHGAFTWGVLDEILRDGRLEIEGVTGASAGAVNAVLLADGLAEGGPKAARERLARFWKAASIDGSMPTLQRRALDRLFSVMPYEGSLMQTWVDQVQRYFSPYDLNPFDINPLEDLIRSFVDFDRLAAFDGIKVFISATNVRTGKLTIFRREAITCRAVMASACLPMLFKAVEIDGTPFWDGGYMGNPPLFPLYRTTDSEDILLVQINPILRQETPTSSREIMNRVNEITFNSSLQAELRAAAFVARLVDEGRLPRGRGQGAYKRVHLHRIALSEALDGLTAGSKVVTDYDFLVSLQEAGKKAARKFLRTKFDKIGEASTVDLEAEIAAEWAS, from the coding sequence TTCACCTGGGGCGTGCTGGACGAGATCCTGCGCGACGGGCGGCTGGAGATCGAGGGCGTCACCGGCGCCTCGGCCGGGGCGGTGAATGCCGTCCTGCTCGCCGACGGTCTCGCAGAGGGAGGGCCGAAGGCGGCACGCGAGCGGCTCGCCCGCTTCTGGAAGGCCGCCTCGATCGACGGCTCCATGCCGACGCTGCAGCGCCGGGCGCTCGACCGGCTGTTCTCGGTCATGCCCTACGAGGGCTCGCTGATGCAGACCTGGGTCGACCAGGTGCAGCGCTATTTCTCGCCCTACGACCTCAATCCGTTCGACATCAATCCGCTGGAGGACCTCATCCGGTCCTTCGTCGATTTCGACCGGCTGGCCGCCTTCGACGGGATCAAGGTGTTCATCTCCGCCACCAATGTGCGGACGGGCAAGCTCACCATCTTCCGGCGCGAGGCGATCACCTGCCGGGCGGTGATGGCCTCGGCCTGCCTGCCCATGCTGTTCAAGGCGGTGGAGATCGACGGCACGCCGTTCTGGGACGGCGGCTATATGGGCAATCCGCCGCTCTTCCCGCTCTACCGGACCACTGACTCCGAGGACATCCTCCTCGTCCAGATCAATCCGATCCTGCGCCAGGAGACGCCGACCTCGTCGCGGGAGATCATGAACCGCGTCAACGAGATCACCTTCAACTCCTCGCTCCAGGCCGAACTGCGCGCCGCCGCCTTCGTCGCGCGCCTCGTGGACGAGGGCCGGCTGCCGCGTGGCCGCGGGCAAGGCGCCTACAAGCGCGTCCACCTTCACCGCATCGCGCTGTCCGAGGCGCTGGACGGCCTCACCGCCGGCTCCAAGGTGGTCACCGACTACGACTTCCTCGTCAGCCTGCAGGAGGCCGGCAAGAAGGCGGCGCGCAAGTTCCTGCGGACGAAGTTCGACAAGATCGGCGAAGCATCGACGGTGGATCTCGAGGCCGAGATCGCCGCGGAATGGGCGTCCTAG
- a CDS encoding TerB family tellurite resistance protein, with translation MINRTAGPAMLDRFFAMLSDLSEPAHERFGEDDYRLAAAVLLVHVMAVDGRVAPAERDRLRTVLASGFDLSGPDTDRLIESAMDHEAAGDSWTAQAEHLANRLDEQGRRRIVDMMWAVVLADGSAAELEEAVVERAAQLMGVDPNRP, from the coding sequence ATGATCAACCGAACCGCCGGACCCGCCATGCTCGACCGCTTCTTCGCCATGCTCTCCGACCTGTCGGAGCCCGCCCACGAGCGCTTCGGCGAGGATGACTATCGCCTCGCGGCGGCGGTGCTGCTGGTCCATGTCATGGCGGTGGATGGCCGGGTCGCCCCCGCCGAGCGCGACCGTCTGCGCACGGTCCTCGCCTCGGGCTTCGACCTCTCGGGCCCCGACACCGACCGTCTCATCGAGAGCGCCATGGACCACGAGGCGGCGGGCGACAGCTGGACGGCCCAGGCCGAGCACCTTGCCAACCGGCTGGACGAGCAGGGCCGCCGGCGCATCGTCGACATGATGTGGGCCGTCGTCCTCGCCGATGGCTCGGCCGCCGAACTGGAAGAGGCGGTGGTGGAGCGCGCCGCGCAGCTGATGGGCGTCGATCCGAACCGGCCCTGA
- a CDS encoding RidA family protein produces the protein MAIERKQVGPRMSGAVVHGNTVYLAGQVAHKAAGKSVTEQTKEILETIDALLAECGTSKQNLLSTNIWLSDMSTFAEMNAVWDSWVVPGHTPARATVEAKLAAPQFTVEIMVVAAK, from the coding sequence ATGGCCATCGAGCGCAAGCAGGTCGGTCCGCGCATGAGCGGCGCCGTCGTCCACGGCAACACCGTCTATCTGGCCGGCCAGGTGGCGCACAAGGCTGCCGGCAAGTCGGTGACCGAGCAGACCAAGGAAATCCTCGAGACCATCGACGCTCTGCTCGCCGAGTGCGGCACCTCGAAGCAGAACCTGCTCTCGACCAACATCTGGCTGTCGGACATGTCGACCTTCGCCGAGATGAACGCCGTCTGGGACAGCTGGGTGGTCCCCGGCCATACGCCGGCCCGTGCCACGGTCGAGGCGAAGCTCGCCGCACCGCAGTTCACCGTCGAGATCATGGTCGTCGCCGCCAAGTGA
- a CDS encoding methyl-accepting chemotaxis protein produces the protein MARMPSLSIRMRIALLALAPIAGVFAAGGAAWYGQKAVAEAFEAYEGFSGLASDAARVRAAVRDLRFAAVDYAERYTEAATTNFSRARMEAMLALGEARRKPQAASLQGEIEQSLKQLGEAGSAFDLVRVTIETLGTDDTSGLTGRMNESVKMLEDQSRRVAQNFDDGAGILEQVLQMRRHEKDFMLRGLDSDLEAFRQARTKFINEVNRSVVAPATKAELLKAGEIYWPALDSYVEGTRTVEQTVKQLDTLLTRLDQTTNVLVSAADAGKTRANDARLEAQSETQMLMIGIIAAAVVLCGIIAMVLGRSMTRQLGGITAAMRQLAGGDTSVVVPSTEATDELGEMARAVLVFRDNALERERLAAEQIAEVEARNRRATTVDGLIRGFEDAAEKSLGALRSASGQLDGASDQLDTTSSAVTSEAVTASGAMEQAAASVSSAAAAAEELAASIAEIASQAGKSTQVADTAVAEAERTAQTMGSLAQAASRIGEVVNLIQAIAGQTNLLALNATIEAARAGEAGKGFAVVASEVKSLASQTAKATEEIASQIGAIQMASGDAVDAIEKVNQVIGEMRGIAASVAAAVEEQNAAVATIAEAVNRASDETRGGAEAMGRVGGTAQSAQATAEDVRTLSGRLGEEAQALDLEIRSFLEGVRAA, from the coding sequence GCATGCGGATTGCGCTGCTCGCGCTGGCGCCGATCGCCGGCGTCTTCGCCGCTGGCGGCGCCGCCTGGTACGGCCAGAAGGCCGTCGCCGAGGCCTTCGAGGCCTATGAGGGCTTCTCCGGCCTCGCCAGCGACGCCGCCCGGGTCCGCGCCGCGGTCCGCGACCTGCGTTTCGCCGCGGTCGACTATGCCGAGCGCTACACCGAGGCCGCCACGACCAACTTCTCCCGCGCCCGCATGGAAGCCATGCTCGCGCTCGGCGAGGCCCGCCGCAAGCCGCAGGCCGCCTCGCTCCAGGGCGAGATCGAGCAGTCGCTGAAGCAGCTCGGCGAGGCCGGCTCCGCCTTCGACCTCGTCCGCGTCACCATCGAGACCCTCGGCACCGACGACACCTCGGGCCTCACCGGCCGGATGAACGAGTCGGTGAAGATGCTGGAGGATCAGTCCCGCCGCGTCGCCCAGAACTTCGACGACGGCGCCGGCATCCTCGAGCAGGTGCTGCAGATGCGCCGCCACGAGAAGGACTTCATGCTGCGTGGCCTCGACAGCGACCTGGAGGCCTTCCGCCAGGCGCGCACCAAGTTCATCAACGAGGTCAACCGCTCGGTTGTCGCCCCGGCCACCAAGGCCGAGCTGCTCAAGGCCGGCGAGATCTACTGGCCGGCGCTCGACTCCTATGTCGAGGGTACCCGCACCGTCGAGCAGACGGTGAAGCAGCTCGACACGCTGCTGACCCGCCTCGACCAGACCACCAACGTGCTCGTCTCGGCCGCCGACGCCGGCAAGACGCGCGCCAACGACGCCCGCCTCGAGGCCCAGTCCGAGACGCAGATGCTGATGATCGGCATCATCGCTGCCGCCGTTGTGCTCTGCGGCATCATCGCCATGGTCCTCGGCCGCTCGATGACCCGCCAGCTCGGCGGCATCACCGCCGCCATGCGCCAGCTTGCCGGCGGCGACACCTCCGTCGTCGTTCCCTCCACCGAGGCGACCGACGAGCTCGGCGAGATGGCCCGCGCCGTCCTGGTCTTCCGCGACAACGCACTGGAGCGCGAGCGTCTCGCCGCCGAGCAGATCGCCGAGGTCGAGGCCCGCAACCGCCGCGCCACCACGGTCGACGGTCTCATCCGCGGCTTCGAGGACGCGGCGGAGAAGTCGCTCGGCGCGCTGCGCAGCGCCTCCGGCCAGCTCGATGGCGCCTCCGACCAGCTCGACACCACCTCGAGCGCGGTCACCAGCGAGGCGGTCACCGCTTCCGGCGCGATGGAACAGGCCGCGGCCTCCGTCTCCTCCGCCGCGGCTGCGGCCGAGGAGCTCGCTGCCTCCATCGCCGAGATCGCCAGCCAGGCCGGCAAGTCGACCCAGGTCGCCGACACCGCCGTCGCCGAGGCCGAGCGCACCGCCCAGACCATGGGCTCGCTCGCCCAGGCCGCCAGCCGCATCGGCGAGGTGGTCAACCTCATCCAGGCGATCGCCGGCCAGACCAACCTGCTGGCGCTCAACGCCACCATCGAGGCGGCGCGCGCCGGCGAGGCCGGCAAGGGCTTCGCGGTCGTCGCCTCCGAGGTGAAGAGCCTCGCCAGCCAGACGGCCAAGGCGACCGAGGAAATCGCCAGCCAGATCGGCGCCATCCAGATGGCCTCCGGCGATGCGGTCGACGCCATCGAGAAGGTCAACCAGGTCATCGGCGAGATGCGGGGCATCGCCGCCTCCGTCGCCGCTGCGGTCGAGGAGCAGAACGCCGCCGTCGCCACCATCGCCGAGGCGGTCAACCGCGCCTCCGACGAGACCCGCGGCGGTGCCGAGGCCATGGGCCGCGTCGGCGGCACGGCGCAGTCCGCCCAGGCCACCGCCGAGGACGTGCGCACCCTCTCCGGCCGGCTCGGCGAGGAAGCCCAGGCGCTGGATCTCGAGATCCGCTCCTTCCTCGAGGGCGTCCGCGCCGCTTGA